The sequence CCAGGCCAATGTTTTCTTGCATCAAGGAAAAACCTGGTCCCGATGTGGCTGTAAAGGCCTTGGCCCCTCCAATGGATGCACCTATTATGGCAGCAATGCTTGCGATTTCATCTTCCATTTGAAGATAGCAACCCCCTATCTGAGGGAGCTTTCTGGATGCCCTTTCGGCCACCTCTGACGAAGGGGTTATGGGATATCCGGCAAAAAATGTCGCCCCCGCCAGGAGTGCACCCTCCACTATGGCCTCATTGCCCAACATGAATTTAACTTTTTTCTTCACTATCATGACACTCCTTCGGTATTACCTCAATGGCAAAGTCGGGGCAGCGCAATTCGCAAGTTCCGCAACCTATACATTCGTCAATCCTCTCCGGGATTGGATGTCCGAGCTCGTCGCCTTCAAAGACTTTCTTGGGGCAAAATTCTATGCAAATTTCGCATCCCTTGCATCGTTCCCTTCTTATCCTAATTATGAATTTCTTGCCCTCAGCTATTTCAATCTCGCCTTCATGGGAATGCATACTTTACCCCCCCTCTCAGACATCGACGGATTTTATGACCAGGAGATCAACAAAGCATCCAGGTTTAGGTACTCATCCTTTCTTTGGCTTTTTCGAGCAATTTCGTGTAGTTTACTACCGCTCTGACATGCTTGCCGTAACTGACAATCCCATTTTTATCGCTAATTTCAAAATCGAAGGTCAATCTGTTGCCGTCTATCTCCTTCAAGACAACTTTGTAAGAGACTTCGGCTCCCATCATAGTAGGTTCTTCATGAGTTATCTCGGTGTGATAGCCTACGGATATGAACCCCTGAGGCAGCGACTGGTCAACCATTTCCGTAGCCATTCTAACGACCATATTTATACATGCAGAAGTCGATAAGAACTGTTCAAGGTAAAGCGACGAATTGCCGACGGTATCATCGACTGAAACAGTCTTCTTAATAGCCCTTTCCGAACCAAGGGAAACCAATTGAGAAATATCCAACATCTACAACACCTCCTGAACCGTTTATTTAGTCTCAATTTACCACAATATCACTTGTCTTCCAATTGATCAGACCGCCAGGAAAAAAGTCGCGAGCAAAACCTAGGGCCAATCAAATTCGCTCGCGACCAAAAAATTGAGGCGTAAGAAAACT is a genomic window of Acetomicrobium thermoterrenum DSM 13490 containing:
- a CDS encoding thioesterase family protein, whose product is MLDISQLVSLGSERAIKKTVSVDDTVGNSSLYLEQFLSTSACINMVVRMATEMVDQSLPQGFISVGYHTEITHEEPTMMGAEVSYKVVLKEIDGNRLTFDFEISDKNGIVSYGKHVRAVVNYTKLLEKAKERMST
- a CDS encoding 4Fe-4S dicluster domain-containing protein — translated: MHSHEGEIEIAEGKKFIIRIRRERCKGCEICIEFCPKKVFEGDELGHPIPERIDECIGCGTCELRCPDFAIEVIPKECHDSEEKS